The Scomber scombrus chromosome 22, fScoSco1.1, whole genome shotgun sequence genome has a window encoding:
- the kdm5a gene encoding lysine-specific demethylase 5A isoform X1 — translation MSAFAEFVPPPECPVFEPSWEDFSDPLGFINKIRPIAEKTGICKIRPPEDWQPPFACDVRNFRFTPRVQRLNELEALTRVKLNFLDQIAKFWELQGSKLRFPHVERKILDLYQLSKVVSSEGGFETVCKEKRWSKVSSRMGFPPGKGTGSLLRSHYERILYPYELFQSGATLTGIHRLYDEGDDEEDIDEGVGEEAVEEEDQEDEDDKDKDRDGELDSTQTKERLLPERRSRRLKSERENKEPKGLKIFGTSPKMVGLEIVSADDGFNKKQRHLKAQAFAIKMRPRKETLEVNFIDLYLCLMCGRGDEEDRLLLCDGCDDSYHTFCLIPPLQDVPKGDWRCPKCVAEECSKPREAFGFEQAVREYSLQSFGEMADHFKSDYFNMPVHMVPTELVEKEFWRLVSSIEEDVIVEYGADISSKEVGSGFPIRDGKRRLLGDEEEYANSGWNLNNMPVLEQSVLTHINVDISGMKVPWLYVGMCFSSFCWHIEDHWSYSINFLHWGEPKTWYGVPASAAEQLEAVMKKLAPELFDSQPDLLHQLVTIMNPNVLMEHGVPVYRTNQCAGEFVVTFPRAYHSGFNQGYNFAEAVNFCTADWLPMGRQCVAHYQRLHRYCVFSHEELLCKMAADPESLDVELAAAVFKEMGDMMEEETKLRQAVQEMGVLSSEQEVFELVPDDERQCHKCKTTCFLSALTCSCSPDRLVCLHHAADLCDCPLGDKCLRYRYDLEEFPSMLYGVKTRAQSYDTWAKRVTEALAADQKNKKDLIELKVLLEDAEDRKYPENSLFRRLREMVKEAETCSSVAQLLLSRKQRHSSRLRSESSRNRTKLTVDELKAFVDQLYRLPCIISQARQVKELLENVEDFHERAQVALADEMPDSSKLQALLDLGSGLDVELPELPRLKQELQQARWLDEVRVTLAEPHRVTLELMKRLIDSGVGLAPHHAVEKAMAELQEILTVSERWEDKARACLQARPRHSMVTLESIVLEARNIPAYLPNILALREALHKAKEWTSKVEAIQSGGSYAYLEQLESLLARGRSIPVRLDPLAQVESQVASARAWRERTGRTFLKKNSTYTLLQVLSPRVDIGVYGNSKSKRKRVKELMEKERGGFDPDTLSDLEESLEEVRDPATVVAAFKSKEQKEVESIHSLRAANLAKMAMADRIEEVKFCLCRKTASGFMLQCELCKDWFHGACVPLPKTGSQKKLGVGWQSNSKDSKFLCPLCQRSRRPRLETILSLLVSLQKLPVRLPEGEALQCLTERAMSWQDRARQSLATEELSSALAKLSVLSQRMVEQAAREKTEKIINAELQKAAANPDLQGHIQTFQQSGFSRATSPRQSVDYDDEETDSDEDIRETYGYDMKDPGEVKPYLFCDEEIPVKSEEVVSHMWPAATPSFCAEHAYSSASKSCVQNVSTPRKQPRKTPLVPRSLEPPVLELSPQAKAQLEELMMLGDLLEVSLDETQHIWRILQATHPPSEERFLQVMEPDDSLMEKPLKIKLKDSEKKRKRKLERAEHHHMLMATAGGTSPMGEMRPAKSKELKRVGLELGLGVKPKKKKLKLNLEKNREMKQLAKRLAKEEKERKRKEKAAAKAEAIREGLEKRKEKKILDIPSKYDWSGAEDSNDENAVCAAKNCQRPCKDKVDWVQCDGGCDEWFHQVCVGVSCEMAENEDYICMDCSRKATGAGGGMAVEEVAEESVVLLATSMCGGVQSLPSATATVVASWSHSPSAVLLNPATSHHHQQQQQEPQQGS, via the exons ATGTCTGCATTTGCCGAGTTTGTCCCCCCTCCTGAATGTCCTGTTTTTGAGCCGAGTTGGGAGGATTTCTCGGATCCTTTAGGATTTATCAACAAGATACGACCCATTGCAGAGAAAACGGGCATCTGCAAGATCCGACCCCCCGAG GACTGGCAGCCTCCGTTTGCCTGCGATGTACGCAACTTCCGCTTCACTCCACGAGTACAAAGACTGAATGAACTCGAG GCCCTCACTCGGGTTAAGCTCAACTTTCTGGATCAGATCGCAAAGTTCTGGGAGCTGCAGGGATCCAAGCTCCGATTCCCGCATGTGGAGAGAAAGATCCTGGACCTCTATCAGCTCAGCAAG GTAGTGTCATCCGAAGGCGGCTTTGAGACGGTGTGTAAAGAGAAGAGGTGGTCCAAGGTTTCCAGTCGGATGGGCTTCCCACCTGGGAAAGGAACCGGTTCACTACTACGTTCCCACTATGAGAGGATCCTGTACCCCTATGAGCTCTTCCAGTCTGGAGCAACTCTGACT GGCATCCACCGTCTGTACGATGAGGGAGACGATGAGGAAGACATAGATGAGGGGGTTGGCGAGGAggcggtggaggaggaagatcaagaggatgaggatgataaGGACAAGGACAGAGACGGGGAGCTTGATTCAACGCAAACCAAAGAGCGGCTTCTGCCTGAGAGACGCTCCAGGCGTCTGAAGTCTGAG agagaaaacaaggagCCAAAAGGCCTCAAGATCTTTGGTACAAGTCCCAAGATGGTGGGCTTGGAGATTGTGTCTGCTG ATGACGGATTCAACAAGAAACAGCGTCACCTCAAAGCCCAGGCCTTCGCCATCAAAATGAGACCACGCAAGGAGACCCTGGAGGTCAACTTT ATCGACCTGTACCTCTGTCTGATGTGTGGACGAGGCGATGAAGAGGACCGGCTCCTGCTGTGTGATGGCTGTGACGACAGCTACCACACCTTCTGCCTGATCCCACCCCTGCAGGATGTACCCAAGGGGGACTGGCGCTGCCCTAAGTGTGTTGCTGAG GAATGCAGTAAGCCCAGGGAGGCATTTGGCTTTGAGCAGGCTGTGAGGGAGTACTCTCTCCAGAGCTTTGGAGAAATGGCCGACCACTTCAAGTCCGACTATTTCAACATGCCTGTTCAT ATGGTCCCCACAGAGCTGGTGGAGAAAGAGTTCTGGCGCCTGGTCAGCAGCATCGAGGAGGACGTCATCGTAGAATACGGAGCTGACATCAGCTCCAAGGAAGTGGGCAGTGGATTTCCCATCAGGGATGGTAAGAGGAGGCTACTGGGAGATGAAGAG GAGTACGCCAACTCGGGCTGGAACCTGAACAACATGCCAGTGCTGGAGCAGTCAGTGCTCACCCACATCAATGTGGACATCTCGGGTATGAAAGTACCCTGGCTGTATGTGGGCATGTGTTTCTCCTCGTTCTGCTGGCATATCGAGGATCACTGGAGCTACTCCATCAATTTCCTGCACTG GGGCGAGCCAAAGACCTGGTACGGAGTGCcggcttcagcagcagagcagctggaGGCGGTTATGAAGAAGTTGGCTCCAGAGCTGTTTGACTCCCAGCCTGACCTCCTCCATCAACTGGTCACCATCATGAATCCCAATGTCCTCATGGAGCATGGCGTCCCT gtgTACAGGACTAATCAGTGCGCAGGGGAGTTTGTGGTGACTTTCCCCAGGGCGTACCACAGTGGCTTCAACCAGGGCTACAATTTTGCAGAAGCTGTTAACTTCTGCACAGCCGACTGG tTACCCATGGGCCGTCAATGCGTGGCCCACTACCAACGCCTGCACCGCTACTGCGTCTTCTCCCACGAGGAGCTGCTGTGCAAGATGGCTGCTGATCCAGAGAGCCTCGACGTGGAACTGGCTGCCGCTGTGTTCAAGGAAATGGGAGACATGATGGAAGAAGAGACAAAACTAAGACAGGCGGTCCAGGAAATG GGTGTGCTGTCCTCAGAGCAGGAGGTTTTTGAGCTGGTGCCTGACGACGAACGCCAGTGCCACAAGTGTAAGACgacctgtttcctgtctgcgcTGACGTGCTCCTGTAGCCCCGACAGGCTGGTTTGTCTCCACCATGCAGCAGATCTCTGTGACTGTCCACTTGGCGACAAGTGTCTCCG GTATCGCTATGATCTGGAGGAGTTTCCGTCCATGCTGTATGGAGTAAAGACACGGGCACAGTCCTATGACACCTGGGCAAAGAGGGTCACTGAAGCCTTGGCTGCAGACCAGAAGAACAAAAAAG ATCTTATCGAGCTCAAAGTTTTGCTTGAGGATGCAGAGGACAGGAAGTACCCTGAGAACTCTCTGTTCCGACGCCTTAGGGAGATGGTCAAGGAGGCGGAAACATGTTCCTCTGTAGCCCAGCTGCTGCTCAGCCGCAAACAGAGGCACAG CAGTCGCCTGCGTTCTGAGAGCAGTCGTAACCGCACCAAACTGACAGTGGATGAGCTCAAGGCCTtcgtggaccagctctacaggCTGCCCTGCATCATCAGCCAGGCCCGACAAGTCAAA GAGTTACTGGAGAATGTGGAGGACTTCCATGAGCGAGCCCAGGTGGCGCTGGCAGACGAGATGCCCGATTCCTCCAAGCTTCAGGCTCTGTTGGATCTGGGCAGCGGTTTGGACGTTGAGCTGCCGGAGCTACCCCGACTCAAACAGGAGCTCCAGCAGGCCCGCTGGCTCGATGAG GTGCGTGTCACCCTGGCCGAGCCTCACCGCGTCACCTTGGAGCTGATGAAGAGGCTGATAGACTCCGGGGTGGGCCTGGCTCCCCACCACGCTGTGGAGAAGGCGATGGCCGAACTGCAGGAGATCCTCACTGTCTCGGAGAGATGGGAGGATAAAGCTCGTGCTTGCCTGCAGGCCAG GCCTCGCCACAGCATGGTGACTTTGGAGAGTATTGTGCTGGAGGCCAGGAACATTCCAGCATACTTACCTAATATTTTGGCCCTCCGAGAGGCCCTGCACAAGGCCAAGGAGTGGACTTCTAAGGTGGAGGCCATCCAG AGTGGCGGTAGCTACGCGTACCTGGAGCAGCTGGAAAGCCTGCTGGCTCGGGGTCGTTCCATCCCTGTCCGGCTAGATCCGCTGGCCCAGGTGGAGTCTCAGGTGGCCTCGGCCCGAGCCTGGAGGGAGAGGACTGGTCGCACCTTCCTCAAGAAGAACTCCACGTACACACTGCTCCAG GTTCTCAGTCCTCGTGTGGACATCGGGGTCTACGGCAACAGCAAGAGCAAGCGGAAGCGCGTCAAGGAGCTcatggagaaggagagaggaggcttCGACCCAGACACCTTGAGCGACCTGGAAGAGAGCCTCGAGGAGGTGCGAGACCCCGCCACCGTTGTAGCAGCCTTCAAATCCAAAGAGCAAAAAGAAGTGGAGTCCATCCATTCACTCCGTGCTGCCAATCTGGCCAAGATGGCCATGGCCGACCGCATCGAGGAGGTCAAGTTCTGCCTGTGTCGAAAGACGGCCAGCGGTTTCATGCTGCAGTGCGAGTTGTGTAAGGACTGGTTTCACGGGGCGTGCGTGCCTCTGCCTAAGACTGGGTCCCAGAAGAAGCTGGGTGTGGGCTGGCAGAGCAACAGCAAAGACTCCAAATTCCTGTGCCCGCTGTGTCAGAGGTCGAGGAGGCCGAGATTAGAGACCATCCTTTCGCTGTTGGTGTCGCTGCAGAAGCTTCCGGTGCGTCTACCAGAAGGAGAGGCCCTCCAGTGTTTGACAGAGAGGGCAATGAGCTGGCAG GACCGAGCGCGTCAGTCTCTGGCCACTGAGGAGCTGTCCTCAGCCCTGGCAAAGCTGTCAGTGCTGAGCCAGCGTATGGTGGAGCAGGCTGCTAGGGAGAAAACCGAGAAGATCATCAATGCCGAGTTGCAGAAAGCCGCTGCCAACCCTGACTTGCAG GGCCACATCCAGACTTTTCAGCAGTCAGGTTTCAGCAGAGCCACATCACCTCGGCAGTCTGTGGACTACGATGATGAGGAGACAGACTCGGACGAGGACATCAGGGAGACCTATGGTTACGACATGAAG GACCCAGGCGAGGTGAAGCCCTACCTTTTCTGTGATGAGGAGATCCCTGTGAAATCAGAGGAGGTGGTCAGTCACATGTGGCCGGCTGCCACACCCTCATTCTGCGCCGAGCACGCCTACTCCTCAGCCTCCAAGTCCTGTGTGCAAA ACGTGAGCACGCCTAGAAAGCAGCCCAGGAAGACCCCCCTAGTACCTCGCAGCCTGGAGCCGCCAGTGCTCGAGCTGTCCCCTCAGGCTAAGGCCCAGCTGGAGGAACTGATGATGCTGGGAGACCTGCTGGAGGTGTCCCTGGATGAGACCCAGCACATCTGGAGAATTCTGCAGGCCACACACCCCCCCTCAGAGGAGAGATTCCTGCAGGTCATGGAG CCTGATGACTCTCTAATGGAGAAGCCTCTAAAAATCAAGCTGAAAGattcagagaagaagaggaaacgAAAGTTAGAAAGAGCCGAGCACCACCACATGCTGATGGCCACCGCCGGTGGAACCTCACCAATGGGAGAAATGCGACCGGCCAAGTCCAAAGAACTTAAAAGGGTGGGCCTGGAGCTTGGTCTTGGGGTCAAAcccaagaagaagaaactaaaactcaacctggagaagaaCCGCGAGATGAAGCAGCTGGCTAAGCGGTTAGccaaggaggagaaggagaggaagaggaaggagaaggcAGCCGCTAAGGCCGAGGCCATCAGGGAAGGActggagaaaaggaaggagaagaagattCTCGACATTCCCTCCAAGTACGACTGGTCCGGGGCTGAAGACTCCAATGATGAGAACGCTGTTTGTGCAGCCAAAAACTGCCAGAGACCCTGTAAAGATAAG GTGGACTGGGTGCAGTGCGACGGCGGCTGCGACGAGTGGTTCCACCAGGTGTGCGTCGGCGTATCGTGCGAGATGGCGGAGAACGAGGATTACATCTGCATGGACTGCTCCCGGAAGGCCACTGGCGCGGGCGGGGGGATGGCGGTGGAGGAGGTGGCGGAGGAAAGCGTGGTGTTGCTGGCGACGTCGATGTGCGGCGGCGTGCAGAGCCTGCCCTCAGCGACGGCAACGGTCGTGGCCTCGTGGTCTCACTCGCCATCCGCCGTGCTTCTAAACCCAGCAACttcacatcatcatcagcagcagcagcaagagcCTCAGCAGGGCAGTTAG
- the kdm5a gene encoding lysine-specific demethylase 5A isoform X2, which yields MGFPPGKGTGSLLRSHYERILYPYELFQSGATLTGIHRLYDEGDDEEDIDEGVGEEAVEEEDQEDEDDKDKDRDGELDSTQTKERLLPERRSRRLKSERENKEPKGLKIFGTSPKMVGLEIVSADDGFNKKQRHLKAQAFAIKMRPRKETLEVNFIDLYLCLMCGRGDEEDRLLLCDGCDDSYHTFCLIPPLQDVPKGDWRCPKCVAEECSKPREAFGFEQAVREYSLQSFGEMADHFKSDYFNMPVHMVPTELVEKEFWRLVSSIEEDVIVEYGADISSKEVGSGFPIRDGKRRLLGDEEEYANSGWNLNNMPVLEQSVLTHINVDISGMKVPWLYVGMCFSSFCWHIEDHWSYSINFLHWGEPKTWYGVPASAAEQLEAVMKKLAPELFDSQPDLLHQLVTIMNPNVLMEHGVPVYRTNQCAGEFVVTFPRAYHSGFNQGYNFAEAVNFCTADWLPMGRQCVAHYQRLHRYCVFSHEELLCKMAADPESLDVELAAAVFKEMGDMMEEETKLRQAVQEMGVLSSEQEVFELVPDDERQCHKCKTTCFLSALTCSCSPDRLVCLHHAADLCDCPLGDKCLRYRYDLEEFPSMLYGVKTRAQSYDTWAKRVTEALAADQKNKKDLIELKVLLEDAEDRKYPENSLFRRLREMVKEAETCSSVAQLLLSRKQRHSSRLRSESSRNRTKLTVDELKAFVDQLYRLPCIISQARQVKELLENVEDFHERAQVALADEMPDSSKLQALLDLGSGLDVELPELPRLKQELQQARWLDEVRVTLAEPHRVTLELMKRLIDSGVGLAPHHAVEKAMAELQEILTVSERWEDKARACLQARPRHSMVTLESIVLEARNIPAYLPNILALREALHKAKEWTSKVEAIQSGGSYAYLEQLESLLARGRSIPVRLDPLAQVESQVASARAWRERTGRTFLKKNSTYTLLQVLSPRVDIGVYGNSKSKRKRVKELMEKERGGFDPDTLSDLEESLEEVRDPATVVAAFKSKEQKEVESIHSLRAANLAKMAMADRIEEVKFCLCRKTASGFMLQCELCKDWFHGACVPLPKTGSQKKLGVGWQSNSKDSKFLCPLCQRSRRPRLETILSLLVSLQKLPVRLPEGEALQCLTERAMSWQDRARQSLATEELSSALAKLSVLSQRMVEQAAREKTEKIINAELQKAAANPDLQGHIQTFQQSGFSRATSPRQSVDYDDEETDSDEDIRETYGYDMKDPGEVKPYLFCDEEIPVKSEEVVSHMWPAATPSFCAEHAYSSASKSCVQNVSTPRKQPRKTPLVPRSLEPPVLELSPQAKAQLEELMMLGDLLEVSLDETQHIWRILQATHPPSEERFLQVMEPDDSLMEKPLKIKLKDSEKKRKRKLERAEHHHMLMATAGGTSPMGEMRPAKSKELKRVGLELGLGVKPKKKKLKLNLEKNREMKQLAKRLAKEEKERKRKEKAAAKAEAIREGLEKRKEKKILDIPSKYDWSGAEDSNDENAVCAAKNCQRPCKDKVDWVQCDGGCDEWFHQVCVGVSCEMAENEDYICMDCSRKATGAGGGMAVEEVAEESVVLLATSMCGGVQSLPSATATVVASWSHSPSAVLLNPATSHHHQQQQQEPQQGS from the exons ATGGGCTTCCCACCTGGGAAAGGAACCGGTTCACTACTACGTTCCCACTATGAGAGGATCCTGTACCCCTATGAGCTCTTCCAGTCTGGAGCAACTCTGACT GGCATCCACCGTCTGTACGATGAGGGAGACGATGAGGAAGACATAGATGAGGGGGTTGGCGAGGAggcggtggaggaggaagatcaagaggatgaggatgataaGGACAAGGACAGAGACGGGGAGCTTGATTCAACGCAAACCAAAGAGCGGCTTCTGCCTGAGAGACGCTCCAGGCGTCTGAAGTCTGAG agagaaaacaaggagCCAAAAGGCCTCAAGATCTTTGGTACAAGTCCCAAGATGGTGGGCTTGGAGATTGTGTCTGCTG ATGACGGATTCAACAAGAAACAGCGTCACCTCAAAGCCCAGGCCTTCGCCATCAAAATGAGACCACGCAAGGAGACCCTGGAGGTCAACTTT ATCGACCTGTACCTCTGTCTGATGTGTGGACGAGGCGATGAAGAGGACCGGCTCCTGCTGTGTGATGGCTGTGACGACAGCTACCACACCTTCTGCCTGATCCCACCCCTGCAGGATGTACCCAAGGGGGACTGGCGCTGCCCTAAGTGTGTTGCTGAG GAATGCAGTAAGCCCAGGGAGGCATTTGGCTTTGAGCAGGCTGTGAGGGAGTACTCTCTCCAGAGCTTTGGAGAAATGGCCGACCACTTCAAGTCCGACTATTTCAACATGCCTGTTCAT ATGGTCCCCACAGAGCTGGTGGAGAAAGAGTTCTGGCGCCTGGTCAGCAGCATCGAGGAGGACGTCATCGTAGAATACGGAGCTGACATCAGCTCCAAGGAAGTGGGCAGTGGATTTCCCATCAGGGATGGTAAGAGGAGGCTACTGGGAGATGAAGAG GAGTACGCCAACTCGGGCTGGAACCTGAACAACATGCCAGTGCTGGAGCAGTCAGTGCTCACCCACATCAATGTGGACATCTCGGGTATGAAAGTACCCTGGCTGTATGTGGGCATGTGTTTCTCCTCGTTCTGCTGGCATATCGAGGATCACTGGAGCTACTCCATCAATTTCCTGCACTG GGGCGAGCCAAAGACCTGGTACGGAGTGCcggcttcagcagcagagcagctggaGGCGGTTATGAAGAAGTTGGCTCCAGAGCTGTTTGACTCCCAGCCTGACCTCCTCCATCAACTGGTCACCATCATGAATCCCAATGTCCTCATGGAGCATGGCGTCCCT gtgTACAGGACTAATCAGTGCGCAGGGGAGTTTGTGGTGACTTTCCCCAGGGCGTACCACAGTGGCTTCAACCAGGGCTACAATTTTGCAGAAGCTGTTAACTTCTGCACAGCCGACTGG tTACCCATGGGCCGTCAATGCGTGGCCCACTACCAACGCCTGCACCGCTACTGCGTCTTCTCCCACGAGGAGCTGCTGTGCAAGATGGCTGCTGATCCAGAGAGCCTCGACGTGGAACTGGCTGCCGCTGTGTTCAAGGAAATGGGAGACATGATGGAAGAAGAGACAAAACTAAGACAGGCGGTCCAGGAAATG GGTGTGCTGTCCTCAGAGCAGGAGGTTTTTGAGCTGGTGCCTGACGACGAACGCCAGTGCCACAAGTGTAAGACgacctgtttcctgtctgcgcTGACGTGCTCCTGTAGCCCCGACAGGCTGGTTTGTCTCCACCATGCAGCAGATCTCTGTGACTGTCCACTTGGCGACAAGTGTCTCCG GTATCGCTATGATCTGGAGGAGTTTCCGTCCATGCTGTATGGAGTAAAGACACGGGCACAGTCCTATGACACCTGGGCAAAGAGGGTCACTGAAGCCTTGGCTGCAGACCAGAAGAACAAAAAAG ATCTTATCGAGCTCAAAGTTTTGCTTGAGGATGCAGAGGACAGGAAGTACCCTGAGAACTCTCTGTTCCGACGCCTTAGGGAGATGGTCAAGGAGGCGGAAACATGTTCCTCTGTAGCCCAGCTGCTGCTCAGCCGCAAACAGAGGCACAG CAGTCGCCTGCGTTCTGAGAGCAGTCGTAACCGCACCAAACTGACAGTGGATGAGCTCAAGGCCTtcgtggaccagctctacaggCTGCCCTGCATCATCAGCCAGGCCCGACAAGTCAAA GAGTTACTGGAGAATGTGGAGGACTTCCATGAGCGAGCCCAGGTGGCGCTGGCAGACGAGATGCCCGATTCCTCCAAGCTTCAGGCTCTGTTGGATCTGGGCAGCGGTTTGGACGTTGAGCTGCCGGAGCTACCCCGACTCAAACAGGAGCTCCAGCAGGCCCGCTGGCTCGATGAG GTGCGTGTCACCCTGGCCGAGCCTCACCGCGTCACCTTGGAGCTGATGAAGAGGCTGATAGACTCCGGGGTGGGCCTGGCTCCCCACCACGCTGTGGAGAAGGCGATGGCCGAACTGCAGGAGATCCTCACTGTCTCGGAGAGATGGGAGGATAAAGCTCGTGCTTGCCTGCAGGCCAG GCCTCGCCACAGCATGGTGACTTTGGAGAGTATTGTGCTGGAGGCCAGGAACATTCCAGCATACTTACCTAATATTTTGGCCCTCCGAGAGGCCCTGCACAAGGCCAAGGAGTGGACTTCTAAGGTGGAGGCCATCCAG AGTGGCGGTAGCTACGCGTACCTGGAGCAGCTGGAAAGCCTGCTGGCTCGGGGTCGTTCCATCCCTGTCCGGCTAGATCCGCTGGCCCAGGTGGAGTCTCAGGTGGCCTCGGCCCGAGCCTGGAGGGAGAGGACTGGTCGCACCTTCCTCAAGAAGAACTCCACGTACACACTGCTCCAG GTTCTCAGTCCTCGTGTGGACATCGGGGTCTACGGCAACAGCAAGAGCAAGCGGAAGCGCGTCAAGGAGCTcatggagaaggagagaggaggcttCGACCCAGACACCTTGAGCGACCTGGAAGAGAGCCTCGAGGAGGTGCGAGACCCCGCCACCGTTGTAGCAGCCTTCAAATCCAAAGAGCAAAAAGAAGTGGAGTCCATCCATTCACTCCGTGCTGCCAATCTGGCCAAGATGGCCATGGCCGACCGCATCGAGGAGGTCAAGTTCTGCCTGTGTCGAAAGACGGCCAGCGGTTTCATGCTGCAGTGCGAGTTGTGTAAGGACTGGTTTCACGGGGCGTGCGTGCCTCTGCCTAAGACTGGGTCCCAGAAGAAGCTGGGTGTGGGCTGGCAGAGCAACAGCAAAGACTCCAAATTCCTGTGCCCGCTGTGTCAGAGGTCGAGGAGGCCGAGATTAGAGACCATCCTTTCGCTGTTGGTGTCGCTGCAGAAGCTTCCGGTGCGTCTACCAGAAGGAGAGGCCCTCCAGTGTTTGACAGAGAGGGCAATGAGCTGGCAG GACCGAGCGCGTCAGTCTCTGGCCACTGAGGAGCTGTCCTCAGCCCTGGCAAAGCTGTCAGTGCTGAGCCAGCGTATGGTGGAGCAGGCTGCTAGGGAGAAAACCGAGAAGATCATCAATGCCGAGTTGCAGAAAGCCGCTGCCAACCCTGACTTGCAG GGCCACATCCAGACTTTTCAGCAGTCAGGTTTCAGCAGAGCCACATCACCTCGGCAGTCTGTGGACTACGATGATGAGGAGACAGACTCGGACGAGGACATCAGGGAGACCTATGGTTACGACATGAAG GACCCAGGCGAGGTGAAGCCCTACCTTTTCTGTGATGAGGAGATCCCTGTGAAATCAGAGGAGGTGGTCAGTCACATGTGGCCGGCTGCCACACCCTCATTCTGCGCCGAGCACGCCTACTCCTCAGCCTCCAAGTCCTGTGTGCAAA ACGTGAGCACGCCTAGAAAGCAGCCCAGGAAGACCCCCCTAGTACCTCGCAGCCTGGAGCCGCCAGTGCTCGAGCTGTCCCCTCAGGCTAAGGCCCAGCTGGAGGAACTGATGATGCTGGGAGACCTGCTGGAGGTGTCCCTGGATGAGACCCAGCACATCTGGAGAATTCTGCAGGCCACACACCCCCCCTCAGAGGAGAGATTCCTGCAGGTCATGGAG CCTGATGACTCTCTAATGGAGAAGCCTCTAAAAATCAAGCTGAAAGattcagagaagaagaggaaacgAAAGTTAGAAAGAGCCGAGCACCACCACATGCTGATGGCCACCGCCGGTGGAACCTCACCAATGGGAGAAATGCGACCGGCCAAGTCCAAAGAACTTAAAAGGGTGGGCCTGGAGCTTGGTCTTGGGGTCAAAcccaagaagaagaaactaaaactcaacctggagaagaaCCGCGAGATGAAGCAGCTGGCTAAGCGGTTAGccaaggaggagaaggagaggaagaggaaggagaaggcAGCCGCTAAGGCCGAGGCCATCAGGGAAGGActggagaaaaggaaggagaagaagattCTCGACATTCCCTCCAAGTACGACTGGTCCGGGGCTGAAGACTCCAATGATGAGAACGCTGTTTGTGCAGCCAAAAACTGCCAGAGACCCTGTAAAGATAAG GTGGACTGGGTGCAGTGCGACGGCGGCTGCGACGAGTGGTTCCACCAGGTGTGCGTCGGCGTATCGTGCGAGATGGCGGAGAACGAGGATTACATCTGCATGGACTGCTCCCGGAAGGCCACTGGCGCGGGCGGGGGGATGGCGGTGGAGGAGGTGGCGGAGGAAAGCGTGGTGTTGCTGGCGACGTCGATGTGCGGCGGCGTGCAGAGCCTGCCCTCAGCGACGGCAACGGTCGTGGCCTCGTGGTCTCACTCGCCATCCGCCGTGCTTCTAAACCCAGCAACttcacatcatcatcagcagcagcagcaagagcCTCAGCAGGGCAGTTAG